The following coding sequences lie in one Sedimentibacter sp. MB35-C1 genomic window:
- a CDS encoding ABC transporter permease, protein MIKVSNQKTISNLAKATVKFNKLRNVFAIVGIILTTVLFTSVFTISMNMIDSMEESTMRQVGGSSHGGFKYLTEEQYNKLKDNKSIKEIHYTVVLGNAENKELIKRPTEIRYASSDREAELMFSKPTAGRMPEDKGEIAVDTIVLNKLGVEPKLGEKVTLEYSIHDKKHKDTFTLVGFWKGDKVMKASQAWLSKDYIEEKLEGYVPNNEYDFIGRINADINFSNKYNIEDKLTKVIEDSGYKAEDISIGVNWAYIGSGEVDMVSVVVIVGSSLLITLCGYLIISNIFYISIAKDIRSYGLLKTVGTTSRQIRKLVKKQALFLCIIGIPTGLVLGYLVGAILTPVVISITNVSVIKMSLNPLIFIGSALFALFTVLISVNKSAKMAGKVSPIEAIRSTDIMEKNIRKNTRKSGKASPAKIACSNVLRNKKKVVLVTLSLSLSLIMLNITFSAVNCFDMDKFLKGSIVSDFAVADARYFNVYNGYSNENTLTDEFLNELSSQNGVEEIGKIYFIELPYKIDENIMRALQEADAKSPFSEKDKEMYQYYIDSGIASGHLYGLDKMCVDAIEVYAGEIDWEKFKTGNYIIVSSFDRNGEVNYYNVGDKVGLDFEDGNIKEYEVMAVGNIEHSVSVRHSHPIDPNFYLPSKEFLKEYSDRAPMITILNTNDDSEDDMETYLKNYCNNVNDEMQYESKAVFEKEFENLQKTYLSVGLVLSFIIGFIGIMNFINTIATSVIARRRELAMLQSIGMTNSQLRQMLMTEGLMHAFLTLIFTLTIGSMLGYFGVNTLVGDMWFFTPHYTIIPVIYCVPIFIAIAILVPILCYKLSAKESIVERLREVE, encoded by the coding sequence ATGATTAAAGTTAGCAACCAAAAAACAATTAGTAATCTTGCTAAAGCCACTGTTAAATTTAATAAGCTGAGAAATGTTTTTGCGATTGTAGGAATTATATTGACAACAGTTCTTTTCACAAGTGTTTTTACAATTAGTATGAACATGATTGATTCTATGGAAGAGAGCACTATGCGTCAGGTTGGCGGAAGTTCTCACGGTGGTTTTAAATATTTAACCGAGGAACAATATAATAAGCTAAAAGACAACAAATCCATAAAAGAGATTCACTACACTGTTGTTTTAGGCAATGCGGAAAATAAGGAGCTTATAAAGCGTCCAACAGAGATTCGTTATGCTTCTAGTGATAGAGAAGCTGAACTAATGTTTTCTAAACCTACTGCAGGAAGAATGCCTGAAGACAAAGGCGAAATTGCAGTAGATACTATAGTTTTAAATAAGCTTGGAGTTGAGCCTAAATTAGGTGAAAAGGTAACTCTCGAATATTCTATACACGATAAAAAGCATAAGGATACATTTACTTTGGTTGGCTTTTGGAAAGGCGATAAAGTGATGAAAGCGAGCCAAGCTTGGCTTTCTAAAGACTATATAGAGGAAAAACTGGAAGGTTATGTTCCAAATAATGAATATGATTTTATCGGAAGAATTAATGCAGATATTAACTTTTCCAACAAATATAATATTGAAGATAAACTGACAAAAGTTATAGAGGATAGTGGATATAAAGCAGAAGATATTTCTATCGGTGTAAACTGGGCATATATAGGTTCTGGCGAAGTGGATATGGTTTCTGTTGTAGTAATTGTGGGAAGTTCCTTGCTTATAACACTTTGTGGATATCTAATAATCTCGAACATCTTTTACATTTCTATAGCAAAAGATATTCGCTCCTATGGTCTACTAAAGACTGTGGGAACAACAAGTAGACAGATACGAAAACTTGTAAAGAAACAAGCATTATTTTTGTGTATTATAGGAATACCAACAGGTTTAGTTTTGGGTTATTTAGTTGGTGCAATATTAACTCCTGTTGTTATTAGTATTACAAATGTCAGTGTAATAAAAATGTCTTTAAATCCGTTAATATTTATAGGTTCAGCACTTTTTGCACTATTTACAGTACTTATTAGCGTTAATAAATCCGCAAAAATGGCAGGAAAAGTAAGCCCAATAGAAGCTATTAGAAGCACAGATATAATGGAGAAAAATATTAGAAAAAATACTAGGAAAAGCGGTAAAGCTAGTCCTGCCAAGATAGCCTGTTCCAATGTTCTTCGCAACAAGAAAAAAGTAGTACTAGTAACTCTTTCTTTATCTTTAAGCTTAATAATGCTCAATATAACATTTTCGGCAGTCAATTGCTTTGATATGGATAAATTTTTAAAAGGTTCTATAGTAAGTGATTTTGCTGTTGCCGATGCACGGTATTTTAATGTTTATAACGGATATAGTAATGAGAACACATTAACAGATGAGTTTTTAAATGAACTTTCCTCGCAAAATGGTGTAGAGGAAATAGGAAAAATATATTTTATAGAGCTACCATATAAAATAGACGAAAACATTATGAGAGCTTTGCAAGAAGCGGATGCAAAATCCCCTTTTTCGGAGAAGGATAAAGAAATGTACCAGTATTATATAGATTCGGGTATTGCCAGTGGGCATCTTTATGGATTAGATAAAATGTGTGTAGATGCAATAGAGGTTTATGCTGGGGAGATAGATTGGGAGAAGTTTAAAACAGGAAATTACATTATAGTTTCTTCATTTGATCGTAATGGAGAAGTTAACTATTATAATGTTGGGGATAAAGTTGGCTTGGATTTTGAAGATGGAAATATAAAGGAATACGAGGTAATGGCTGTTGGAAATATAGAGCACAGCGTTTCTGTTCGTCACTCCCACCCAATAGACCCAAATTTTTATCTACCATCCAAGGAATTCCTAAAAGAATATAGCGATAGGGCCCCAATGATAACAATACTTAATACAAATGATGATAGTGAAGATGATATGGAAACTTATCTAAAAAACTATTGCAACAATGTTAACGACGAAATGCAGTACGAATCCAAAGCAGTATTTGAAAAAGAATTTGAAAATCTACAAAAAACGTATCTGTCTGTTGGATTAGTTCTAAGCTTTATAATAGGGTTTATAGGAATAATGAATTTTATAAATACAATAGCAACATCGGTTATTGCAAGGAGAAGAGAACTTGCTATGCTCCAAAGTATAGGCATGACAAACAGCCAGTTACGACAAATGCTTATGACTGAAGGGTTAATGCATGCATTCTTAACTCTAATATTTACATTAACTATAGGAAGTATGCTAGGCTATTTTGGAGTTAATACACTTGTTGGAGATATGTGGTTTTTCACACCTCACTATACAATAATTCCAGTTATATACTGCGTGCCAATATTCATAGCTATCGCCATTTTAGTACCTATATTGTGCTACAAATTATCTGCCAAAGAAAGCATAGTAGAAAGGCTTCGAGAAGTTGAATAA
- a CDS encoding ABC transporter ATP-binding protein, translated as MTILETSDLKKYYGKGSTTVKALDGVNLKVKNGEFVAIIGTSGSGKSTLLHMLGGLDRPTNGTVLVDGKNIFTLKDDELTIFRRRKIGFVFQNYNLVPVLNVYDNIVLPIQLDGNKPDEKYLNQIIKSLGLESKLYNLPNNLSGGQQQRVAIARALATKPAIILADEPTGNLDSKTSLDVMGLFKVTSSNFNQTIVMITHNEEIAQMADRIIRIEDGKIIGGVDND; from the coding sequence ATGACAATTCTAGAAACAAGCGACTTAAAAAAATATTATGGCAAAGGTAGCACCACAGTGAAAGCTTTGGACGGTGTTAATCTAAAAGTTAAAAACGGAGAATTCGTTGCCATTATTGGAACATCGGGTAGTGGTAAATCCACATTATTGCACATGCTTGGAGGATTGGATAGACCAACAAACGGAACTGTTTTGGTGGATGGCAAAAATATATTTACACTAAAAGATGATGAATTAACCATCTTTAGGAGGAGAAAAATAGGCTTTGTATTCCAGAACTATAATCTAGTTCCAGTTCTTAATGTTTATGATAATATTGTGCTTCCAATACAGTTGGATGGAAATAAGCCAGATGAAAAATATTTGAACCAGATTATTAAATCTCTTGGTTTGGAAAGCAAACTATATAATCTACCAAATAATTTATCTGGAGGGCAACAGCAGAGGGTTGCAATTGCACGGGCACTTGCAACAAAACCAGCTATAATCCTAGCAGATGAACCAACAGGTAACTTAGACAGCAAAACAAGCCTTGATGTTATGGGGCTTTTCAAAGTGACTAGTAGCAATTTCAACCAAACTATCGTTATGATTACTCATAATGAAGAAATTGCACAGATGGCAGATAGAATTATCCGAATTGAAGATGGAAAAATCATAGGTGGTGTGGATAATGATTAA
- a CDS encoding PLP-dependent aminotransferase family protein, with protein sequence MEISKVDLVKNYIFNEVKSGKIKAGQRLPSCREISSKLGVNKITANKAYNELEDEHRVYSIPRGGFYLVDSAQNSRDTEDDLVDFCTVKPDEKLIPYREFAHVMNNAVDLYKGELFGYEHEGGLSSLRNTLKTEFEKDGVYTSSQQMIITHGAQQALWLVLQSAFRTRNGKLLVESPTYSLVLDMARQLGVEAVGIEKKVDGFDYNAMEKIFRTGEIVCFYIIPRHHNPTGYSLSENDKLKIVKLSKKYEVLVIEDDYLADLGSAKGFMPIHYYDTTKSSVYIKSFSKTFMPGIRTGVAVLPKSIYEDVLNLKHVSDLNTSLIPQAALDLFIKSGMYEKHIKKVRKSYEAKLRICDAIFKTSSCEDVSFHVPHHGIFLWLSLPFGVRGEELENNLRHKGILIKTATNCYPSNCFQGNDSVRLCISGVMEERLNSLRTVIMEINNLRNKYSAKNHK encoded by the coding sequence ATGGAAATAAGTAAGGTTGATTTAGTTAAAAACTATATTTTTAATGAAGTTAAGTCAGGAAAAATTAAAGCAGGCCAGCGTCTGCCAAGCTGCAGAGAAATATCTTCAAAGCTTGGAGTCAATAAAATTACCGCAAACAAAGCCTACAATGAATTGGAGGATGAGCACAGAGTATACAGCATTCCAAGAGGAGGATTCTATCTTGTGGATTCAGCTCAGAACTCAAGGGACACTGAAGATGATTTGGTTGACTTTTGCACTGTCAAGCCTGATGAAAAACTTATTCCCTACAGAGAGTTTGCCCACGTGATGAACAATGCTGTGGATTTATACAAAGGTGAGCTCTTTGGATACGAGCATGAGGGAGGGCTCAGCTCTTTAAGAAATACTCTTAAAACTGAATTTGAAAAGGACGGTGTGTATACTTCTTCTCAGCAGATGATAATAACTCACGGAGCCCAGCAGGCACTGTGGCTTGTGCTTCAGTCTGCTTTTAGGACAAGAAATGGAAAGCTTCTTGTTGAATCTCCCACCTACAGCCTTGTTCTTGACATGGCAAGACAATTAGGTGTTGAAGCTGTGGGAATCGAAAAAAAAGTTGATGGCTTTGACTACAATGCTATGGAAAAAATTTTTCGCACAGGTGAAATAGTGTGCTTTTACATAATACCAAGGCACCACAATCCAACAGGTTATTCTCTTTCGGAAAATGACAAACTTAAAATTGTAAAGCTTTCTAAAAAATACGAGGTTCTTGTAATAGAGGATGATTATCTTGCAGACCTTGGCTCTGCAAAAGGGTTTATGCCCATTCACTACTATGATACAACGAAAAGCTCTGTGTACATAAAAAGCTTTTCAAAGACCTTCATGCCTGGAATAAGAACTGGGGTGGCGGTTCTTCCAAAATCAATTTACGAAGATGTGCTTAATCTTAAGCACGTGAGCGATTTAAATACATCCTTGATCCCTCAGGCGGCTCTTGATTTGTTTATTAAGTCTGGGATGTATGAAAAACACATTAAAAAAGTCAGAAAATCATATGAAGCAAAGCTTAGAATCTGTGATGCGATTTTCAAAACCTCTTCTTGTGAGGATGTAAGCTTTCACGTTCCACACCACGGAATATTTTTGTGGCTCAGCTTGCCCTTCGGTGTAAGGGGAGAGGAGCTCGAAAACAATCTTAGGCACAAGGGCATTCTCATAAAGACAGCAACAAATTGCTATCCGTCAAACTGCTTTCAAGGTAATGATTCAGTAAGACTTTGCATATCCGGAGTTATGGAAGAAAGATTGAACAGTCTGAGAACAGTAATCATGGAAATTAATAACTTGAGAAATAAGTACAGCGCAAAAAATCATAAATAA